In the genome of Candidatus Methylomirabilota bacterium, the window CGCTGGACATCGGCCTCTGGGACCTGGTCGGCAAGGCCGCCCACCTCCCCCTCTACAAGCTGTGGGGGGCCGCCACCGACCGGATCCCGGCCTACGGGAGCGGCGGCTGGCCGAGCTACTCGGTGGAGGACCTCGTCGGCGAGGCCCGACGCTACGTCGCGCTGGGGTGCCGCTACTACAAGCTGAAGATCCATCACCCGGATCCGCGCGTGAACCGGCAGCGGGTCGAGGCCGTCCGCCAGGCCGTGGGCGACGACGTCGGGCTGATGGTCGACGTGAACCAGCGGCTGGACGTCCTCGGCAACATCCGGCAGGCCCGGCTGCTGGAGGATCTCGACCTCGTCTGGTACGAGGAGCCGGTGCTGGCCGACGACCTGGCGGCCTGCGCCGAGGTGGCCCGCGCCATCGGGATCCCGGTGGCGACCGGCGAGAACAACTACACGCGGTTCGAGTTCCGGGAGCTCTGCGAGCGGCGAGCCGCCCGCTATCTCATGCCCGACGTCTGCCGGGCGAACGGGTTCAGCGAGACGCTCCGCATCGGACACCTGGCGGCGGCCCACCAGGTCCGCGTGTCGCCCCATGTGGTCCACGAGCTTTCGCTCCACGTCGCGGGGGCGCTCCCGAACGGCTTCCTCGTCGAGTTCATCGACTGGACCCCGCCCGACCTCTTCGTCGAGATGCCGCGGTGCGAGGATGGGCACTTCCGGATCCCGGACCGGCCC includes:
- a CDS encoding mandelate racemase/muconate lactonizing enzyme family protein, yielding MKVTAIESFVLRIPTSKPIALDFPEHRLVVAEIRTDEGLVGLGYSLAFGGGGAEAIQVYLETRLKPLLLGEDPLFVERLWGRMYRADRGIKRQGVAAYALSALDIGLWDLVGKAAHLPLYKLWGAATDRIPAYGSGGWPSYSVEDLVGEARRYVALGCRYYKLKIHHPDPRVNRQRVEAVRQAVGDDVGLMVDVNQRLDVLGNIRQARLLEDLDLVWYEEPVLADDLAACAEVARAIGIPVATGENNYTRFEFRELCERRAARYLMPDVCRANGFSETLRIGHLAAAHQVRVSPHVVHELSLHVAGALPNGFLVEFIDWTPPDLFVEMPRCEDGHFRIPDRPGHGMALAPDAARKYRLR